From Sphingopyxis sp. USTB-05, the proteins below share one genomic window:
- a CDS encoding d(CMP) kinase: MIIAVDGPTASGKGTLARQLAEHFGLPVLDTGLLYRAVGYQTQLNHGDADSAADALAACDFPDSLLDDPALRFETTGGLASRVSVHPQVRAALFERQVEFANQPGGAVLDGRDIGTVIAPHADAKLFVTASPEERARRRHAEMVGRGVTVSFEAVLADVHARDARDTGRADAPLMRAPDAMLLDNTDMDRDAALAAAIAFIEERRKARG; encoded by the coding sequence ATGATCATCGCAGTCGATGGCCCCACCGCGTCGGGCAAGGGCACACTCGCGCGCCAGCTTGCCGAACATTTCGGCTTGCCCGTACTCGACACCGGGCTCCTTTATCGCGCGGTCGGTTACCAGACGCAGCTGAACCATGGTGATGCAGACAGTGCCGCCGATGCTTTGGCTGCCTGCGACTTCCCCGACAGCCTGCTGGACGATCCCGCGCTGCGCTTCGAAACCACCGGCGGGCTCGCCAGCCGCGTGTCGGTCCACCCACAGGTCCGCGCCGCGCTGTTCGAACGGCAGGTCGAATTCGCGAACCAGCCCGGCGGCGCAGTGCTCGACGGCCGCGACATCGGCACGGTGATTGCGCCGCACGCCGACGCCAAGCTGTTCGTCACCGCCAGCCCCGAAGAACGCGCGCGGCGCCGCCATGCCGAGATGGTGGGGCGCGGCGTTACCGTAAGCTTCGAAGCCGTACTCGCCGACGTTCACGCCCGTGACGCGCGCGATACCGGCCGCGCCGACGCGCCGCTGATGCGCGCGCCGGACGCCATGCTGCTCGACAACACGGACATGGACCGGGACGCAGCACTCGCCGCCGCCATCGCTTTCATCGAGGAGCGCCGCAAGGCGCGCGGCTGA
- a CDS encoding integration host factor subunit beta: MIRSELVQKIASENSDLRLEEVERIVDTFFDSIVDQLASGGRVELRGFGAFSTRSRESRVGRNPRTGASVDVKAKSVPYFKPGKEMRERLNG, from the coding sequence ATGATCCGGTCAGAACTGGTTCAGAAGATCGCGAGCGAAAACAGCGATTTGCGGCTAGAGGAAGTCGAGCGCATCGTTGACACATTCTTCGATTCCATCGTCGATCAGCTCGCCTCGGGCGGGCGTGTCGAACTGCGTGGCTTCGGCGCCTTCTCCACCCGATCGCGCGAGTCGCGCGTCGGACGCAATCCCCGAACAGGGGCCTCCGTCGATGTGAAGGCGAAGAGCGTGCCCTATTTCAAACCGGGCAAGGAAATGCGCGAACGCCTGAACGGCTGA
- a CDS encoding ABC transporter permease, with protein sequence MTANWRGVRAIYAFEMARFGRTFWTSLMLPVITTALYFVVFGSAIGSRMTEVSNVPYGAFIVPGLMMLTMFTESISNASFGIYMPKWTGTIYEMLSAPLSPLETVIAYVGAAATKSVVIGSIIFATAHLFVDVQVAHPLLMVAFMILMAVTFCLFGFIIGIWAQSFEQLQVIPMLVIYPLTFLGGAFYSLDMLPAAWRTITLFNPVVYLISGFRWTFFGKGDVGIEVSMSAVALFLALCLGVIFWMFRTGYRLKN encoded by the coding sequence ATGACCGCGAACTGGCGCGGTGTGCGCGCAATCTATGCCTTTGAAATGGCGCGCTTCGGCCGCACCTTCTGGACCAGCCTGATGTTGCCGGTGATCACCACCGCGCTCTATTTCGTCGTCTTCGGATCGGCGATCGGCAGCCGGATGACCGAGGTCAGCAATGTCCCCTATGGCGCGTTCATCGTGCCTGGGCTGATGATGCTCACGATGTTCACCGAGAGCATCAGCAACGCCTCGTTCGGCATCTATATGCCCAAATGGACGGGGACGATCTACGAAATGCTGTCGGCGCCGCTGTCGCCGCTGGAGACGGTCATCGCCTATGTCGGCGCCGCGGCGACCAAGTCGGTGGTCATCGGCTCGATCATCTTTGCGACCGCGCACCTTTTCGTCGACGTGCAGGTCGCGCACCCGCTGCTGATGGTCGCCTTCATGATCCTGATGGCGGTGACATTCTGCCTGTTCGGCTTCATCATCGGCATCTGGGCGCAAAGCTTCGAGCAGCTTCAGGTGATCCCGATGCTGGTCATCTATCCGCTCACCTTTCTGGGCGGCGCTTTTTACTCGCTCGACATGCTGCCTGCCGCCTGGCGGACGATCACGCTGTTCAATCCCGTCGTCTATCTGATCAGCGGGTTCCGCTGGACCTTCTTCGGCAAGGGCGACGTCGGGATCGAAGTCAGCATGAGCGCGGTCGCGCTGTTCCTGGCGCTGTGCCTCGGTGTGATTTTCTGGATGTTCCGGACGGGATACCGGCTTAAGAACTGA
- the rpsA gene encoding 30S ribosomal protein S1, producing the protein MASTAFPSRDDFAAMLDESLGGADGGFEGRVVKGTVTAIENDLAVIDIGLKSEGRVPLREFAMPGQKADINVGDEVEVYVDRVENANGETMLSRDRARREAAWDRLEEEFNKEARVEGVIFGRVKGGFTVDLGGAVAFLPGSQVDIRPVRDVGPLMDLPQPFQILKMDRRRGNIVVSRRAILEETRAEQRSGLIQNLEEGQIIEGAVKNITDYGAFVDLGGIDGLLHVTDMSYKRVNHPSEVINIGDTVRVQIIRINRDTQRISLGMKQLESDPWEGVAAKYPVGAKLSGTVTNITDYGAFVELEAGIEGLVHVSEMSWVKKNVHPGKIVSTSQEVDVIVLEVDSDKRRISLGLKQAQSNPWGAFAEAHPVGSVVEGEVKNATEFGLFVGLPGDVDGMVHMSDIAWGISGEEALHLHRKGEAVQVVVLDVDVEKERISLGIKQLEKGAPAVGGGTAAVGSLKKNDVVTVSVLEVRDNGLEVQAGEDGATGFIKRADLGRDRDEQRAERYQVGQKFDAMVIGFDRSKKPNFSVKAMQIAEEKEAVAQYGSSDSGASLGDILGEALKAGKKD; encoded by the coding sequence ATGGCCTCTACGGCTTTTCCGTCGCGCGACGATTTCGCCGCGATGCTCGACGAATCGCTGGGTGGTGCTGATGGCGGCTTTGAAGGCCGCGTCGTCAAGGGCACCGTGACCGCGATCGAAAACGACCTGGCAGTGATCGACATTGGTTTGAAGAGCGAAGGCCGCGTGCCGCTTCGCGAATTCGCCATGCCGGGCCAGAAGGCCGACATCAACGTCGGTGACGAAGTCGAAGTCTATGTCGACCGCGTCGAAAACGCCAATGGCGAAACCATGCTGTCCCGCGATCGCGCCCGCCGCGAAGCCGCCTGGGACCGCCTGGAAGAAGAATTCAACAAGGAAGCACGCGTCGAAGGCGTCATCTTTGGCCGCGTCAAGGGCGGCTTCACCGTCGACCTCGGCGGCGCCGTTGCGTTCCTTCCGGGTTCGCAGGTCGACATCCGCCCCGTGCGCGACGTTGGCCCGCTCATGGACCTGCCGCAGCCCTTCCAGATCCTCAAGATGGATCGCCGCCGCGGCAATATCGTCGTCTCGCGTCGCGCCATCCTCGAGGAAACGCGCGCCGAACAGCGTTCGGGCCTGATCCAGAACCTCGAAGAAGGCCAGATCATCGAAGGCGCAGTCAAGAACATCACCGATTACGGTGCGTTCGTCGACCTCGGCGGCATCGACGGCCTGCTCCATGTCACCGACATGAGCTACAAGCGCGTCAACCACCCGAGCGAAGTCATCAACATCGGTGACACCGTCCGCGTCCAGATCATCCGCATCAACCGCGACACGCAGCGCATCAGCCTTGGCATGAAGCAGCTCGAAAGCGATCCGTGGGAAGGCGTCGCCGCCAAGTACCCCGTCGGTGCGAAGCTCTCGGGCACTGTCACGAACATCACCGACTACGGCGCGTTCGTCGAACTCGAAGCGGGCATCGAAGGCCTGGTCCACGTCAGCGAAATGTCGTGGGTCAAGAAGAACGTCCACCCGGGCAAGATCGTTTCGACCAGCCAGGAAGTCGACGTCATCGTCCTCGAAGTCGACAGCGACAAGCGCCGCATTTCGCTCGGCCTCAAGCAGGCCCAGTCGAACCCCTGGGGTGCTTTCGCTGAAGCTCACCCGGTCGGCTCGGTCGTCGAAGGCGAAGTCAAGAACGCGACCGAATTCGGTCTGTTCGTCGGCCTGCCGGGCGACGTCGACGGCATGGTTCACATGTCGGACATCGCTTGGGGCATCTCGGGCGAAGAAGCGCTGCACCTCCACCGCAAGGGCGAGGCCGTGCAGGTCGTCGTTCTCGACGTCGACGTCGAGAAGGAACGCATCAGCCTCGGCATCAAGCAGCTTGAAAAGGGTGCTCCGGCCGTTGGTGGCGGTACCGCTGCCGTCGGTTCGCTGAAGAAGAACGACGTCGTCACCGTCTCGGTCCTCGAAGTTCGCGACAACGGCCTCGAAGTTCAGGCTGGCGAAGATGGCGCCACCGGCTTCATCAAGCGCGCCGATCTTGGCCGCGATCGCGACGAACAGCGCGCCGAACGTTACCAGGTCGGTCAGAAGTTCGATGCGATGGTCATCGGCTTCGACCGTTCGAAAAAGCCGAACTTCTCGGTCAAGGCGATGCAGATCGCCGAAGAGAAGGAAGCGGTTGCTCAGTACGGTTCGTCGGACTCGGGTGCGTCGCTCGGCGACATCCTCGGCGAAGCGCTGAAGGCCGGCAAGAAGGATTAA
- a CDS encoding response regulator transcription factor: protein MSEATNDGRKLLIVEDDEAFARTLKRSFERRGYVAKVAHSPEEMDEILQRFRPGYAVVDLKLGSASGLACVQTLRASDAMMRIVVLTGFASIATAVEAIKLGASYYLAKPSNTDDIEAAFDRAEGNVETPVGDRQSSIKTVEWEHIHQTLVETDFNISETARRLGMHRRTLARKLEKRQIR from the coding sequence ATGAGCGAGGCCACGAACGACGGGCGGAAATTGCTGATCGTCGAGGACGACGAGGCGTTCGCGCGGACGCTGAAGCGTTCGTTCGAGCGGCGCGGCTATGTGGCAAAGGTCGCGCACAGCCCCGAGGAGATGGACGAGATATTGCAGAGGTTCCGTCCAGGCTATGCCGTCGTCGACCTGAAGCTCGGCAGCGCGTCGGGGCTTGCGTGCGTGCAGACGCTGCGCGCGTCGGACGCGATGATGCGGATCGTCGTGCTCACCGGCTTTGCGAGCATCGCGACGGCGGTCGAGGCGATCAAGCTCGGCGCTTCCTATTATCTCGCTAAACCGTCGAATACCGACGATATCGAGGCGGCGTTCGACCGCGCCGAGGGCAATGTGGAAACGCCGGTGGGCGACCGCCAGTCGTCGATCAAAACCGTCGAATGGGAACATATCCATCAGACGTTGGTCGAGACCGATTTTAACATATCGGAGACCGCGCGGCGGCTGGGGATGCACCGTCGCACGCTCGCGCGGAAGCTGGAAAAAAGGCAGATTCGTTAG
- the aroA gene encoding 3-phosphoshikimate 1-carboxyvinyltransferase, producing MTDQTATPRSFSASVPLKGRIAIPGDKSISHRSLMLSALAVGESRVTGLLEGHDVLATAAAMRAMGATIERRDDGEWRIHGVGVGGLLQPREALDMGNSGTSTRLLMGLVASHPITTTFIGDASLSGRPMGRVIDPLSQMGADISASPGAKGTKTLPLMVRGLAPAIPLSYRLPVASAQVKSAILLAGLNTPGITEVIEPVPTRDHSERMLRGFGAELTVELGGNGTRHIRIRGEAELKPQTIVVPGDPSSAAFFIVAALVVPGSDVLIANVGLNPTRAGLVEVLRQMGGDIELVDAREVGGEPVADLRVRYSSLKGIEVDPAVAPSMIDEFPILFVAAALAQGRTVTTGLDELRVKESDRIAVMATGLKAIGARVEETEDGLIIDGTGGDPLPGGATIAGHLDHRICMSFAIAGLVSKAAVTIDDIAPVATSFPNFEELLAGLQQ from the coding sequence CGCCACGCCGCGCAGCTTTTCTGCTTCCGTTCCGCTTAAAGGTAGGATCGCGATTCCGGGTGACAAGAGCATCTCGCACCGCTCGTTGATGCTGTCGGCGCTCGCAGTCGGCGAAAGCCGCGTCACCGGCTTGCTCGAAGGGCATGACGTGCTCGCCACCGCCGCCGCGATGCGCGCGATGGGGGCGACGATCGAACGCCGGGACGACGGCGAATGGCGCATTCATGGCGTCGGCGTCGGCGGGCTCCTTCAACCTCGGGAAGCTCTCGACATGGGGAACAGCGGCACCTCGACCCGCCTGCTCATGGGCCTTGTCGCGAGCCATCCGATCACCACGACCTTTATTGGCGACGCCAGTCTGTCCGGCCGCCCGATGGGCCGCGTCATCGACCCGCTTTCGCAGATGGGCGCCGACATCAGCGCTTCGCCGGGCGCCAAAGGGACCAAGACTCTGCCGCTGATGGTACGCGGCCTCGCGCCCGCCATCCCCCTTTCCTATCGCCTCCCCGTCGCCTCGGCGCAGGTGAAGAGCGCGATCCTGCTCGCGGGTCTCAACACGCCGGGGATCACCGAAGTGATCGAACCCGTGCCCACGCGCGACCATAGTGAACGCATGCTGCGCGGCTTCGGGGCCGAGCTGACGGTCGAGTTGGGCGGCAACGGTACGCGCCATATCCGCATTCGCGGCGAGGCCGAACTTAAACCGCAGACGATCGTCGTCCCCGGCGACCCCTCGTCCGCGGCATTTTTCATCGTCGCCGCGCTCGTCGTCCCCGGTTCGGATGTCCTCATTGCCAATGTCGGTCTTAATCCCACACGCGCAGGTCTGGTCGAAGTCCTGCGGCAGATGGGCGGCGACATCGAACTTGTCGATGCGCGCGAAGTCGGCGGCGAACCCGTCGCCGACCTTCGCGTTCGATACAGCAGCCTCAAGGGCATCGAGGTCGATCCCGCGGTCGCGCCAAGCATGATCGACGAATTTCCGATCCTCTTCGTCGCCGCAGCGCTCGCCCAAGGCCGCACGGTTACCACGGGGCTCGACGAACTGCGCGTCAAGGAAAGCGACCGCATTGCCGTAATGGCCACGGGCCTCAAGGCGATCGGAGCGCGCGTCGAAGAGACCGAGGACGGACTGATCATCGACGGCACGGGCGGCGACCCGCTGCCCGGCGGCGCGACCATCGCGGGCCATCTCGACCACCGTATCTGCATGAGCTTCGCGATCGCGGGCCTCGTCAGCAAGGCAGCCGTGACGATCGACGACATCGCCCCGGTAGCGACCAGCTTCCCCAATTTCGAGGAACTGCTGGCCGGACTCCAGCAATGA
- a CDS encoding DUF4112 domain-containing protein, which translates to MAPSTPNPDALFDALISNRNDPAALRKRVETLEILLERSFVIPGINRPVGLDAIVGLVPVVGDVIAATMGAYLIWEARNLGMPKWKVWRMVGNLGVDTALGAVPVVGDAFDFFFRSNTRNLKIIKKHLDKHHPGTIIIDQ; encoded by the coding sequence ATGGCCCCTTCGACCCCGAATCCCGATGCGCTTTTCGACGCGCTGATTTCCAATCGCAACGATCCGGCTGCGCTGCGCAAGCGCGTCGAGACACTGGAAATCCTGCTGGAACGCAGCTTCGTCATTCCCGGCATCAACCGCCCCGTCGGCCTCGATGCAATCGTTGGGCTCGTCCCTGTCGTCGGCGATGTGATCGCGGCGACAATGGGCGCCTATCTGATCTGGGAAGCGCGCAACCTCGGCATGCCGAAATGGAAGGTCTGGCGCATGGTCGGCAATCTGGGCGTCGATACCGCACTCGGCGCGGTCCCGGTCGTCGGCGACGCGTTCGACTTCTTCTTCCGCTCGAACACGCGCAATCTCAAGATCATCAAGAAACATCTCGACAAGCATCACCCCGGTACGATCATCATCGACCAATAG
- a CDS encoding prolyl oligopeptidase family protein: protein MIRASLAALALSCSITAVATAAPQDKDPYLWLEDIEGAKALDWVKKENAATDKLITGRPGFEADRKRAREILDDDRQIAEPGEVMGDMITNFWRDANNPRGIWRQSPLDAYLAGKPVWTTLIDVDALGKAEKQSWVWHGADCLAPDYKRCLVSVSPGGTDADVVREWDRTTKSFVGGGFTLPQAKSSVTWEDADTLLVATDYGPGSMTASGYPRIVKRWKRGTPLASAATVAEGEQEDVGMNVFALVDGGKRWPMISRGKTFYTTDYLIRGLGGDSYHSTIIPDTASLRDVLGGQAIVFLNKDFGTGFPAGSLISLSLEDMAADRQVPIIPVMAPTKAQAIEDVSATDNILWVKALDHVEGKLFALRRDPKTGSWSQKEVPLAANATVNIAGAIGKRDTIFASAETMLMPPTLYAVSETAAPQAVQSLPATFDAKDMTVEKRFATSKDGTKIPYFIARKKGSTGPVPALVHAYGGFRAAQTPGYLTGQPYRAGPLGLFWVEDGNAYVLANIRGGGEYGPAWHQAALREKRQNSFDDLHAVAEDLVKTGVSAKGKIAISGRSNGGVLVGAAMTQRPDLYGAVISGSPIKDMWRYDKMLAGASWVAEYGDPDVPEDWAFLSKYSPYHNIRKGVKYPPIFLYLSTKDDRVHPGHARKFAARLMENGNRVYYHEYLEGGHSVGADHAEDAVRAAMLHGFLLRELVEKK, encoded by the coding sequence ATGATCCGCGCCAGCCTTGCCGCGCTTGCCCTAAGCTGTTCGATAACCGCCGTTGCGACCGCCGCGCCGCAAGACAAGGACCCGTATCTCTGGCTTGAAGATATCGAGGGCGCGAAGGCGCTGGACTGGGTCAAAAAGGAAAATGCGGCAACCGACAAGCTGATCACCGGTCGCCCGGGTTTCGAGGCCGACCGCAAGCGTGCGCGCGAAATCCTCGACGACGACCGCCAGATCGCCGAGCCGGGCGAAGTGATGGGCGACATGATCACCAATTTCTGGCGCGACGCAAACAATCCACGCGGCATCTGGCGCCAGAGTCCGCTCGATGCCTATCTCGCGGGCAAGCCCGTCTGGACGACGCTCATCGACGTCGACGCGCTCGGCAAAGCGGAGAAACAGAGCTGGGTCTGGCATGGCGCCGACTGCCTTGCGCCGGATTACAAGCGCTGCCTCGTCTCGGTCAGTCCCGGCGGCACCGACGCCGACGTGGTTCGCGAATGGGACCGCACGACAAAAAGCTTCGTCGGCGGCGGCTTCACGCTGCCGCAGGCAAAGAGCAGCGTGACATGGGAGGACGCCGACACCCTGCTCGTCGCGACCGATTATGGTCCGGGCAGCATGACCGCTTCGGGCTATCCGCGCATCGTCAAACGCTGGAAGCGCGGCACCCCGCTCGCGTCGGCGGCGACGGTAGCCGAGGGCGAGCAGGAAGATGTCGGAATGAACGTCTTCGCACTTGTCGACGGCGGCAAGCGCTGGCCGATGATCAGCCGCGGCAAGACCTTCTACACCACCGATTACCTGATCCGCGGCCTTGGCGGTGACAGCTATCATTCGACGATCATTCCCGACACCGCCAGCCTTCGCGATGTGCTCGGCGGACAGGCAATCGTCTTTCTAAACAAGGATTTCGGGACCGGCTTTCCCGCGGGCTCGCTGATTTCGCTGTCGCTCGAGGACATGGCGGCGGACCGGCAGGTGCCGATCATTCCGGTGATGGCGCCGACGAAGGCTCAGGCGATCGAGGATGTCTCGGCGACCGACAATATCCTTTGGGTCAAGGCGCTCGACCATGTGGAGGGCAAGCTCTTCGCGCTGCGCCGCGACCCGAAGACCGGCAGTTGGAGTCAGAAGGAGGTTCCGCTCGCCGCCAACGCGACCGTCAACATCGCGGGCGCGATCGGCAAGCGCGATACGATCTTCGCGAGCGCCGAGACGATGCTGATGCCGCCGACGCTTTACGCCGTGTCCGAAACCGCCGCGCCGCAGGCGGTGCAGAGCCTGCCCGCAACCTTCGACGCCAAGGACATGACCGTCGAAAAACGTTTCGCTACGTCGAAGGACGGCACCAAAATTCCTTATTTCATCGCCCGAAAAAAGGGCTCGACCGGCCCCGTCCCGGCGCTCGTCCACGCCTATGGCGGCTTCCGCGCGGCGCAGACGCCGGGATATCTCACCGGCCAGCCCTATCGCGCCGGCCCGCTCGGCCTGTTCTGGGTCGAGGACGGCAACGCCTATGTCCTCGCCAACATCCGCGGCGGCGGAGAATATGGCCCCGCTTGGCACCAGGCTGCGCTGCGCGAAAAGCGCCAGAACAGCTTCGACGACCTTCATGCGGTCGCGGAGGATCTGGTAAAAACCGGGGTCAGCGCGAAGGGCAAGATCGCAATCTCCGGCCGATCGAACGGCGGCGTGCTTGTCGGCGCGGCGATGACGCAGCGCCCCGATCTCTATGGCGCCGTCATCTCGGGATCGCCGATCAAGGATATGTGGCGTTACGACAAGATGCTCGCGGGCGCCTCGTGGGTCGCCGAATATGGCGATCCCGACGTGCCCGAGGATTGGGCCTTCCTGTCGAAATATTCGCCCTATCACAACATCCGCAAGGGCGTGAAATACCCACCGATCTTCCTCTATCTTTCGACCAAGGACGACCGCGTCCACCCCGGCCACGCCCGCAAATTTGCCGCGCGGCTGATGGAGAACGGCAACCGCGTCTATTATCACGAATATCTGGAGGGCGGCCATTCGGTCGGCGCCGACCATGCCGAAGATGCGGTGCGCGCCGCCATGCTCCACGGCTTCCTGCTGCGCGAACTGGTCGAGAAGAAATAG
- a CDS encoding ABC transporter substrate-binding protein has translation MPFVRPAAALLLAASAPFALTGCGLFGERGPVKIAAIGTLNPSATPLNGELSSANAALLDATSQGLVSYDGEGQIDTGLADRWTVTTDGRSYIFRLREAKWTNGRKVTAEDVAAILRSYLAPASRHVLKNDFPEVDTIKAMTDTVIEIRLAVPQPAILELLAQPSMAIVNKGMGWGPMRARKIGRAVLLSPVPDPLAEDPEAAEAAANDPAASIELTGTSPAGALARFKNGYADGVVGGRFSTLPYFAASNIGRSRLVVDPVPGLFGLSFVRAEGFLATDANRDALVRAIRRERLIEAFGLAEWQPQVTLRPALYARDGGPAPLVPAWAEYDEASRIAQAKRAVDAWRAAGRAIEPLRIAVPDTPGGRILFAYVSADFKAVGVPSQRVAMAATADLRLIDEVAPNDDALWALRRLSCRRDTLCNREAQELIDQATVNIDAGQRRVQVSEAEAVLGRYAPFIPLATPLRWSVASQRLTGLRANGRAQHPLNHVIALPN, from the coding sequence ATGCCTTTCGTCCGTCCCGCCGCCGCCCTGCTGCTCGCCGCATCCGCCCCGTTCGCGCTGACCGGCTGCGGCTTGTTCGGCGAACGCGGCCCGGTCAAGATCGCCGCAATCGGCACGCTCAATCCCTCCGCGACCCCGCTCAATGGCGAGCTGTCTTCCGCCAATGCCGCGCTGCTCGATGCGACATCGCAGGGCCTCGTCAGCTATGACGGCGAAGGCCAGATCGACACCGGCCTCGCAGATCGCTGGACCGTAACGACCGACGGGCGCAGCTATATCTTCCGCCTGCGCGAGGCCAAATGGACGAATGGTCGCAAGGTGACGGCCGAGGATGTCGCCGCGATCCTGCGGTCCTATCTGGCTCCCGCGAGCCGGCATGTGCTGAAGAACGACTTTCCCGAGGTCGATACGATCAAGGCGATGACCGATACCGTCATCGAAATCCGCCTTGCAGTGCCGCAGCCCGCGATCCTCGAACTGCTCGCGCAGCCCTCGATGGCGATCGTCAACAAGGGCATGGGTTGGGGCCCGATGCGCGCGCGCAAGATCGGCCGCGCAGTGCTGCTTTCGCCCGTTCCCGATCCACTTGCCGAAGACCCCGAGGCGGCCGAAGCAGCCGCAAACGACCCCGCCGCCTCGATCGAACTCACCGGCACCTCGCCCGCCGGGGCGCTTGCGCGGTTCAAGAATGGCTATGCCGACGGTGTCGTCGGCGGCCGCTTTTCGACCCTGCCCTATTTCGCCGCGTCGAACATCGGCCGATCGCGCCTGGTCGTCGACCCGGTCCCCGGCCTGTTCGGTCTGTCGTTCGTTCGCGCCGAAGGCTTCCTTGCGACCGACGCCAACCGCGACGCGCTGGTCCGCGCAATTCGTCGCGAGCGATTGATCGAAGCTTTCGGGCTCGCCGAATGGCAACCGCAGGTCACGCTCCGCCCGGCACTTTATGCACGCGATGGCGGCCCCGCACCACTCGTGCCCGCCTGGGCAGAATATGACGAGGCCTCGCGGATCGCGCAGGCAAAGCGCGCCGTCGACGCCTGGCGCGCCGCCGGGCGTGCGATCGAGCCGCTGCGCATCGCGGTTCCCGACACCCCCGGCGGTCGCATCCTTTTTGCTTATGTGTCGGCCGACTTTAAGGCGGTCGGTGTGCCAAGTCAGCGCGTCGCGATGGCGGCAACCGCCGACCTCCGGCTCATCGACGAAGTTGCGCCGAACGACGATGCGCTGTGGGCGCTGCGCCGCCTGTCGTGCCGCCGCGATACGCTCTGCAACCGGGAGGCGCAGGAGCTGATCGACCAGGCGACGGTCAATATCGACGCCGGCCAGCGTCGGGTTCAGGTTAGCGAGGCCGAAGCGGTGCTCGGACGCTATGCCCCTTTCATTCCGCTCGCGACTCCGCTGCGTTGGTCTGTCGCGTCCCAGCGCCTGACGGGCCTCCGCGCAAATGGCCGCGCGCAGCACCCATTGAATCATGTGATCGCCTTACCTAACTAA
- a CDS encoding ABC transporter ATP-binding protein, with translation MTPVLEISGLGKTYKSGHKALSDVDLTINKGEIFALLGPNGAGKTTLISIVCGIVTASSGTVIVGGHDHAQGYRAARTMIGLVPQELHTDAFESVMATVSFSRGLFGKPKDPAFIEQLLRDLSLWDKRSAKIMELSGGMKRRVMIAKALSHEPEILFLDEPTAGVDVELRRDMWNMVRGLRERGVTIILTTHYIEEAEEMADRVGVITGGRLILVEQKDELIKKLGRKTLTLNLVEPLAAIPEELAQWKLELTGDGNELVYEFDSRAEATGVPSLLRRMTDIGVQFKDLHTRQSSLEDIFVGLVHDSNGAKGEAA, from the coding sequence ATGACTCCAGTCCTCGAAATTTCCGGTCTCGGAAAAACATATAAAAGCGGTCACAAGGCGCTGAGCGATGTCGACCTGACGATCAACAAGGGCGAGATTTTCGCGCTGCTCGGGCCGAACGGTGCGGGGAAGACGACGCTGATCAGCATCGTTTGCGGGATCGTGACGGCGAGCAGCGGGACGGTGATCGTCGGCGGGCACGACCATGCCCAGGGCTATCGCGCGGCGCGGACGATGATCGGGCTGGTGCCGCAGGAATTGCACACCGACGCGTTCGAGAGTGTGATGGCGACCGTCAGCTTCTCGCGCGGGCTGTTCGGCAAGCCCAAGGATCCGGCGTTCATCGAGCAATTGCTGCGCGATCTGTCGCTGTGGGACAAGCGCTCGGCGAAGATCATGGAATTGTCGGGCGGGATGAAGCGCCGCGTGATGATCGCGAAGGCGCTGTCACACGAGCCCGAAATCCTGTTCCTCGACGAACCGACCGCGGGCGTCGACGTCGAGCTTCGCCGCGATATGTGGAACATGGTGCGCGGGCTTCGCGAACGCGGCGTCACGATCATCCTCACGACGCACTATATCGAGGAGGCCGAGGAAATGGCTGACCGCGTCGGTGTGATCACCGGCGGGCGGCTGATCCTCGTCGAACAGAAGGACGAACTGATCAAGAAGCTGGGGCGTAAGACGCTGACGCTCAACCTTGTCGAACCGCTCGCGGCGATCCCCGAAGAGCTGGCGCAGTGGAAGCTCGAACTGACGGGCGACGGCAATGAGCTGGTGTATGAATTCGACAGCCGCGCCGAGGCGACGGGGGTGCCTTCGTTGCTCAGGCGGATGACCGACATCGGCGTTCAGTTCAAGGATCTGCACACGCGCCAAAGCTCGCTCGAGGATATTTTCGTCGGGCTGGTGCATGATTCGAACGGTGCGAAGGGAGAAGCCGCATGA